From a region of the Cryptococcus depauperatus CBS 7841 chromosome 6, complete sequence genome:
- a CDS encoding protoporphyrinogen oxidase, producing MSLLPKHVTILGAGLTGLSTAYHLCHLLPSIRITILERSRAGGWIDSRKIPVGFKSEDGSLVEGEVVIETGPRTIRPRGSKGAASMLKMIHGIGLHNSIRPVTFSHPSAKNRFLLDISTSKLTALPSSALSLLGPQPPLLQGLLTSCLVELFKRSGGPPRLTVDNDESVDSFFRRRFGDRIANNMASAMVHGIHAASSTQLSLRAAFPVLWEAEKQYGSATAGLLLGTKTKSQKAAEKQEWTELTKLGVDSKKWSLYGLEGGLGIIIDKLLDVVKRNNVEISLNERATKIEPTNHDLIVHTTHRSLSTSSIISALPTHQLSPLLPTSFPNLTYNPYTSVGVINIVYPLQPSQVHPAGFGYLIPHAPAGSVNPTGVLGVIFDSTVLPGNEFDSKVTKLTVMMGGPYWSTYEPHITPPTDAEELVHQAVEHLHTVFPHLRSYEPIFTQANLHQDCIPTYLPGHGSRLNELYSAIENSEWKGKLSLVGNAYGGVGVNDCVYSGREVARGLAEGKAVNGLEAWSNWQ from the exons atgtctcttcttccaaaacacGTAACAATTTTAGGTGCAGGTCTGACAGGCTTATCAACCGCatatcatctttgtcatcttctcccttcGATAAGAATCACAATCCTCGAGAGATCCCGAGCAGGAGGTTGGATCGATTCCAGAAAGATACCTGTAGGCTTCAAGTCTGAGGATGGATCTTTGGTAGAAGGCGAAGTAGTTATAGAGACGGGACCGAGGACCATCAGGCCCAGAGGGAGTAAAGGAGCTGCCAGCATGCTGAAGATG ATACATGGTATAGGTCTACACAATTCTATCAGACCCGTCACATTTTCACATCCTTCTGCAAAGAACCGTTTCTTGTTGGACATTTCAACCTCAAAACTCACAGCATTACCTTCATCAGCACTTTCGCTTCTAGGTCCGCAGCCACCATTGCTTCAAGGCCTCCTCACCTCATGTTTGGTAGaacttttcaaaaggaGTGGCGGTCCGCCACGTCTTACTGTAGATAATGACGAGTCTGTCGATAGCTTCTTTCGAAGAAGGTTTGGCGATCGCATTGCCAACAATATGGCCTCTGCCATGGTTCATGGTATTCATGCCGCATCTTCCACGCAACTGTCTCTTCGAGCAGCATTTCCCGTTTTATGGGAAGCCGAGAAACAGTACGGCTCTGCTACTGCTGGTTTATTGCTAGGCACAAAAACCAAGTCACAGAAAGCAGCagagaaacaagaatgGACAGAATTGACAAAACTTGGTGTGGATAGCAAAAAATGGAGTCTTTATGGCTTAGAAGGAGGTCTAGGAATAATTATTGACAAGTTGTTGGATGTTGTCAAGAGAAACAATGTTGAAATCAGTTTGAATGAACGAGCTACAAAGATTGAACCAACCAATCACGATCTGATTGTCCATACCACCCATCGCTCTTTATCAACGTCCAGCATTATATCAGCTCTTCCTACTCACCAGCTATCACCTTTGCTCCCTACTTCATTTCCTAATCTCACATATAACCCCTACACATCTGTGGGAGTAATCAATATCGTCTACCCTCTTCAACCTTCCCAAGTTCATCCTGCTGGATTTGGCTACCTTATACCTCATGCTCCTGCAGGCTCTGTCAACCCAACAGGAGTGCTTGGAGTTATCTTCGACTCGACAGTTTTGCCAGGAAATGAATTTGACAGCAAAGTGACCAAGTTGACAGTTATGATGGGCGGACCTTATTGGTCGACTTATGAACCTCACATAACTCCCCCAACTGACGCCGAGGAACTTGTTCACCAAGCAGTAGAGCATCTCCATACCGTCTTTCCCCATCTTCGAAGTTACGAGCCTATATTTACACAGGCCAATCTCCATCAAGATTGTATTCCCACATATCTTCCAGGACATGGTAGCCGCTTGAATGAGCTTTACTCCGCAATTGAGAATAGTGAGTGGAAGGGTAAATTAAGCTTGGTTGGGAACGCGTATGGTGGAGTCGGTGTGAACGATTGTGTATATTCTGGAAGAGAAGTCGCTCGGGGACTCGCAGAAGGCAAAGCTGTAAATGGCCTAGAGGCTTGGAGCAATTGGCAATGA